In the genome of Verrucomicrobium sp., one region contains:
- a CDS encoding CPBP family intramembrane metalloprotease — protein MPASSRALWGCIAFVFLGAALLSPPLYWLGHGWIAHPFHRYVDRALMLAALAGLFLFRKPLGLASAPALGLGPSPRRGKDWLGGLEIGLLSALLFAALAVAAGGRGWTPQPPLPFLCGLAGVALGAAVLAFVEEVLFRGVIQGTLVRAWGGVPGLLAGAALFALFHFIKVPATFAPQPVTWASGFAAVGHAFEPLGALAQPNMAFRFATLLAVGLVLGAAYLRTGRLWLSMGLHAGWIVGAKASQALTAGWPGHWAGGSFLENPVSLVLLFLILPIVRRWPRGD, from the coding sequence ATGCCCGCCTCCAGCCGCGCCCTTTGGGGCTGCATCGCCTTCGTCTTCCTCGGCGCGGCGCTCCTCTCCCCGCCTCTCTATTGGCTGGGGCACGGGTGGATCGCCCACCCCTTCCACCGCTACGTCGACCGGGCGCTGATGCTCGCCGCGCTGGCGGGGCTCTTCCTTTTCCGCAAGCCGCTGGGGCTGGCCTCCGCCCCGGCCCTGGGCCTGGGGCCCTCGCCCCGGCGCGGGAAGGACTGGCTGGGCGGGCTGGAAATCGGCCTTCTCTCCGCCCTCCTCTTCGCCGCGCTGGCGGTGGCGGCGGGCGGCCGGGGCTGGACGCCGCAGCCCCCGCTCCCCTTCCTCTGCGGCCTGGCGGGCGTCGCCCTCGGCGCGGCCGTCCTGGCCTTCGTGGAGGAGGTCCTCTTCCGGGGCGTCATCCAGGGGACCCTCGTCCGCGCGTGGGGCGGCGTCCCGGGCCTCTTGGCCGGCGCGGCGCTCTTCGCCCTCTTCCATTTCATCAAGGTCCCCGCCACGTTCGCCCCGCAGCCGGTGACCTGGGCCTCCGGCTTCGCCGCCGTGGGCCACGCCTTCGAGCCGCTCGGCGCGCTGGCCCAGCCGAACATGGCCTTTCGCTTCGCCACGCTCCTGGCCGTCGGCCTCGTCCTGGGTGCGGCCTACCTCCGCACGGGGCGGCTTTGGCTCTCCATGGGCCTTCACGCGGGCTGGATCGTCGGCGCAAAGGCCAGCCAGGCCCTCACCGCCGGGTGGCCCGGCCATTGGGCCGGGGGCTCCTTCCTGGAAAATCCCGTCAGCCTGGTCCTCCTTTTCCTCATCCTGCCGATCGTGCGGAGGTGGCCCCGTGGGGATTGA
- the rpmI gene encoding 50S ribosomal protein L35, which translates to MPKAVARRKTKKSVAKRFKITATGKVLTSRAGRRHLAGSKNRKRMRSLGKVKRVSETDEYRIKSNLPFSRR; encoded by the coding sequence ATGCCGAAAGCCGTTGCCCGCCGTAAGACTAAGAAGTCTGTCGCCAAGCGTTTCAAGATCACCGCCACCGGGAAGGTCCTGACCTCCCGCGCCGGACGCCGCCACCTTGCCGGTTCCAAGAACCGCAAGCGCATGCGCAGCCTGGGGAAGGTCAAACGCGTCAGCGAGACCGACGAATACCGGATCAAATCGAACCTGCCTTTCAGCCGCCGTTAA
- the thrS gene encoding threonine--tRNA ligase has translation MNELETRRHSAAHVLATALLELWPEAQFAAGPPVEQGFYYDVDLPHRLSPEDFPKIEEAIARVLAAKQPFVRKEVSRAEAEKLARAGRLAALSDRPEPSRFKLDILQGIPEGETISLYENGAFTDLCAGPHVADTGSVGAVKLTHVASAYYKGDERNPQLQRIYGIAFATQAEMDAHFAMLEEAKKRDHRKLGKELQLFTFDEDVGPGLPLWLPKGTVLIEELEKLAKETEFAAGYERVRTPHIARDNLYKTSGHLPYYAESMFPPMQLKEEEGKEPVTYYLKAMNCPHHHKLFDAVPRSYRDLPLRLAEYGTCYRYEQSGELLGLMRVRSMQMNDAHIYCTAEQFAAEFHAVNEMYLKYFKIFGLDRYRMRFSTHDPEKLGQKYVDEPELWKQTEDMVRRVLVESGIDFIEVPNEAAFYGPKIDVQVWSAIGREFTLATNQVDFAVPRRFGLSYTTAQNTKETPLCIHRAPLGTHERFIGFLIEHFAGAFPTWLSPEQVRILPVTDDQNPAAEVLAGELRALGLRATVDGSREKLGAKIRLAQVEKVSNMVVLGKNEVSSGQLSVRSRKDGDLGLMDRSAFISRLEAEVRSRSL, from the coding sequence ATGAACGAACTCGAAACGCGGCGTCACTCGGCGGCCCACGTCCTGGCCACCGCCCTCCTGGAACTTTGGCCGGAGGCGCAGTTCGCCGCCGGGCCTCCCGTCGAGCAGGGATTCTACTACGACGTCGACCTCCCCCACCGGCTCAGCCCGGAGGATTTCCCGAAGATCGAGGAAGCCATCGCCCGCGTCCTGGCCGCCAAGCAGCCCTTCGTCCGCAAGGAAGTGAGCCGCGCCGAGGCGGAGAAGCTGGCCCGCGCCGGCCGCCTGGCCGCCCTTTCCGACCGGCCGGAACCCAGCCGCTTCAAGCTCGACATCCTCCAGGGCATCCCGGAAGGGGAGACCATCTCCCTCTACGAGAACGGCGCCTTCACCGACCTCTGCGCCGGGCCCCACGTGGCCGACACCGGCTCCGTCGGCGCGGTGAAGCTCACCCACGTCGCCAGCGCCTATTACAAGGGGGATGAGCGCAACCCCCAGCTCCAGCGCATCTACGGCATCGCGTTTGCCACCCAGGCGGAGATGGACGCCCACTTCGCCATGCTGGAGGAGGCCAAGAAGCGCGACCACCGCAAGCTGGGCAAGGAGCTCCAGCTCTTCACGTTCGACGAGGACGTCGGCCCCGGCCTGCCCCTCTGGCTGCCGAAGGGGACCGTCCTCATCGAGGAACTGGAGAAGCTGGCCAAGGAAACCGAGTTCGCCGCCGGCTACGAGCGGGTCCGCACCCCGCACATCGCCCGGGACAACCTCTACAAGACCAGCGGGCACCTGCCCTACTACGCGGAGAGCATGTTCCCGCCCATGCAGCTGAAGGAAGAGGAGGGGAAGGAGCCGGTCACCTACTACCTCAAGGCGATGAACTGCCCGCACCACCACAAGCTCTTCGACGCGGTGCCCCGTTCCTACCGCGACCTGCCGCTGCGCCTGGCCGAGTACGGCACCTGCTACCGCTACGAGCAGTCCGGCGAGCTGCTGGGCCTCATGCGCGTCCGCTCCATGCAGATGAACGACGCGCACATCTACTGCACGGCGGAGCAGTTCGCGGCGGAATTCCACGCGGTGAACGAGATGTACCTGAAGTATTTCAAGATCTTCGGCCTCGACCGCTACCGGATGCGCTTCTCCACGCACGACCCGGAGAAGCTGGGCCAGAAATATGTGGACGAGCCGGAACTCTGGAAGCAGACGGAGGACATGGTCCGCCGCGTGCTGGTGGAGAGCGGCATCGACTTCATCGAGGTGCCGAACGAGGCTGCCTTCTACGGGCCGAAGATCGACGTCCAGGTCTGGAGCGCCATCGGCCGGGAATTCACCCTGGCGACGAACCAGGTCGACTTCGCCGTGCCGCGCCGCTTCGGCCTCTCCTACACCACCGCGCAGAACACCAAGGAAACCCCGCTCTGCATCCACCGCGCCCCCCTGGGCACGCACGAGCGGTTCATCGGCTTCCTCATCGAGCACTTCGCCGGGGCCTTCCCCACCTGGCTCTCCCCGGAGCAGGTCCGCATCCTCCCCGTCACGGACGACCAAAATCCCGCCGCCGAGGTGCTGGCCGGGGAGCTGCGCGCCCTGGGCCTGCGCGCCACGGTCGACGGAAGCCGCGAGAAGCTGGGCGCTAAAATTCGCCTTGCCCAGGTCGAAAAGGTTTCTAACATGGTGGTACTTGGAAAGAATGAAGTCTCCTCTGGGCAGCTCTCAGTGCGCAGTCGCAAAGACGGCGACCTTGGCCTGATGGACCGTTCCGCCTTCATTTCCCGGCTGGAAGCCGAAGTCCGTTCCCGTTCCCTCTGA
- the pheS gene encoding phenylalanine--tRNA ligase subunit alpha, whose protein sequence is MENDLQNLEAEIGSALAAVADTPALEAVRIKYFAKSGLITSLMEKVGQAPKEQRPVLGKQVNEFKGRVNAAFEEKKSALESKAEAAGVDETLPGRPVPAGSLHPIYAARDRAIAIFRRLGFSLAEGPDVETEHYNFDALNTPADHPARNEGDTFYLADQSLRLAADGDRDRRGRLLLRTQTSPVQIRVLEKATPPVRIIAPGRCYRRDEIDATHGIAFHQMEGLVVAEGVSLAEMKGTMELFFRELLGHDLKFRFRPHFFPFTEPSFEVDASRPGNLVKGKEWLEICGCGMVHPKVLQNAGIDPEKYTGFAFGFGIERIAMMLHHVNDLRLFTEGDARFLRQLSPAV, encoded by the coding sequence ATGGAAAACGACCTGCAGAACCTGGAAGCCGAGATCGGCTCCGCCCTGGCCGCCGTGGCCGACACCCCCGCGCTGGAGGCGGTGCGCATCAAGTATTTCGCCAAGAGCGGCCTGATCACCTCCCTGATGGAGAAGGTGGGCCAGGCGCCGAAGGAGCAGCGCCCCGTCCTGGGCAAGCAGGTCAACGAGTTCAAGGGCCGGGTCAACGCCGCTTTCGAGGAGAAGAAGAGCGCCCTGGAGAGCAAGGCGGAGGCCGCGGGCGTCGACGAGACGCTGCCGGGCCGCCCCGTGCCCGCCGGTTCCCTCCACCCGATCTACGCCGCGCGGGACCGCGCCATCGCCATCTTCCGCCGCCTGGGCTTCTCCCTGGCGGAGGGGCCGGACGTGGAGACGGAGCACTACAATTTCGACGCGCTGAACACCCCCGCCGACCACCCGGCGCGGAACGAGGGGGACACCTTCTACCTGGCCGACCAGTCCCTCCGCCTGGCCGCCGACGGCGACCGGGACCGCCGGGGCCGCCTGCTCCTGCGCACGCAGACCTCCCCCGTCCAGATCCGCGTCCTGGAAAAGGCGACGCCGCCCGTCCGCATCATCGCCCCGGGCCGCTGCTACCGCCGGGACGAGATCGACGCCACCCACGGCATCGCCTTCCACCAGATGGAGGGCCTCGTCGTCGCGGAGGGGGTCTCCCTGGCGGAGATGAAGGGGACCATGGAGCTCTTCTTCCGCGAGCTCTTGGGCCACGACCTCAAGTTCCGCTTCCGCCCCCACTTCTTCCCCTTCACCGAGCCGAGCTTCGAGGTCGACGCCTCCCGCCCGGGCAACCTGGTCAAGGGCAAGGAATGGCTGGAGATCTGCGGCTGCGGCATGGTCCATCCCAAGGTGCTGCAGAACGCGGGCATCGACCCGGAGAAATACACCGGCTTCGCCTTCGGCTTCGGCATCGAGCGGATCGCCATGATGCTCCACCACGTGAACGACCTGCGCCTCTTCACGGAGGGCGACGCCCGCTTCCTGCGCCAACTTTCCCCTGCCGTCTAA
- the infC gene encoding translation initiation factor IF-3 — protein sequence MARPPRNFNSGRFSNHTVRANHFIRAREVFVIDGDGKPVGNMPTPAALDLAKRSGLDLVEISPNANPPVCKILDYGKYRYEIAKKDKDSKKHGGASKVKEMQFHLNIDPHDYATKLRHAEQFMWKGMKVKLSLFLRGRENLHKDLGEALMRRVRADLSHIGAADQEPKFVGKSISMMLTPFPLQKRTRKFTEADEAEEPEGEEEETTESSADGQPESAA from the coding sequence GTGGCTCGCCCTCCTAGAAACTTCAATAGCGGCCGGTTCAGCAACCATACCGTCCGCGCCAATCACTTCATCCGCGCCCGCGAGGTCTTCGTCATCGACGGGGACGGCAAGCCGGTCGGCAACATGCCGACCCCCGCCGCCCTCGACCTGGCCAAGCGTTCCGGCCTCGACCTGGTCGAGATCTCCCCGAACGCCAACCCGCCGGTCTGCAAGATCCTCGACTACGGCAAATACCGCTACGAGATCGCCAAGAAGGACAAAGACTCCAAAAAGCACGGCGGCGCCTCCAAGGTGAAGGAGATGCAGTTCCACCTGAACATCGATCCCCACGACTACGCCACCAAGCTGCGCCACGCCGAGCAGTTCATGTGGAAGGGCATGAAGGTGAAGCTCTCCCTCTTCCTCCGCGGCCGGGAAAACCTGCATAAGGACCTGGGGGAGGCGCTCATGCGCCGCGTCCGGGCCGACCTCTCCCACATCGGCGCCGCCGATCAGGAGCCAAAATTTGTTGGCAAAAGCATTTCGATGATGCTAACACCCTTCCCCCTGCAAAAACGGACCCGGAAGTTCACAGAGGCCGATGAGGCCGAGGAACCCGAGGGGGAGGAAGAGGAAACGACCGAATCTTCCGCCGACGGACAGCCCGAATCGGCCGCCTAA
- a CDS encoding M3 family metallopeptidase has protein sequence MKKLPPYKPLTYPLLEGADFLDLPTLEKIYADLDARLGEVKTEADMRAWIELSDEFEDASGEAWQAVTLDRDSDTNNPEYKAAYDRLVNEVSPPIQDIDAALQKKLQAHPAFQALPPYFDELRKGINTAVTLYREENTELGTQDTNLASAYEEATSNLTVELDGKTLTSQQIKPVLEGTDRAKRQEAWVKEKEARLAHRQEFNEIFAQQVDLRCQMAKNAGYALPGRPETGDYLHYGYAARGRNSTPEETLQLHQAIEDHIVPFFRAFQRDVQEKMAASGQLQKGEKLRPWDLTVDPDGLPPLKPFASQEEFVPGMIQLANAVDPRLAPSLEEAARDGLLDAEDRPGKTPCYGFCATLPLSRRQFLCVNNALTQEGIATAAHEGLGHGSHAYFCKDQDLSSYRGEPGMELCELASMTQELVVPNKLGVVYQDPSEKLRAQRFMIADFFNYVLKVASTDAFQHWVYAHPESTQEEKDAQWLKEAERFGGIEDWSGYEEFRRGQWQERAHLINAPLYSEYLQSGIGALQISARYDKDPEGAIADYITFLKAGGSVDAHKGYALAGIRFDGTGETLPETMAAIEKRMDALRAEEAALQPRREIGGIEQSRRTVPVAGISPAPEKTQA, from the coding sequence ATGAAGAAGCTCCCTCCCTACAAGCCGCTGACTTACCCCCTGCTGGAAGGAGCCGACTTCCTCGACCTCCCCACGCTGGAAAAGATCTACGCCGATCTCGACGCGCGCCTGGGCGAGGTAAAGACCGAGGCCGACATGCGGGCCTGGATCGAGCTGAGCGACGAATTCGAAGACGCCTCCGGCGAAGCATGGCAGGCCGTGACCCTCGACCGCGATTCCGACACGAACAATCCGGAATATAAGGCCGCCTACGACCGGCTGGTCAACGAGGTGAGCCCGCCGATCCAGGACATCGACGCCGCGCTGCAAAAGAAGCTCCAGGCCCATCCCGCCTTCCAGGCCCTGCCCCCCTATTTCGACGAGCTGCGGAAGGGGATCAACACCGCCGTCACCCTTTATCGGGAGGAAAACACCGAGCTGGGCACCCAGGACACCAACCTGGCCAGCGCCTATGAGGAAGCCACGTCCAACCTGACCGTCGAGCTGGACGGAAAGACCCTCACCTCCCAGCAGATCAAACCGGTCCTGGAAGGCACCGACCGCGCCAAGCGCCAGGAAGCCTGGGTAAAGGAAAAGGAAGCCCGCCTGGCCCACCGGCAGGAGTTCAACGAGATTTTCGCCCAGCAGGTGGACCTCCGCTGCCAGATGGCAAAGAACGCCGGCTACGCCCTGCCCGGCCGGCCGGAGACGGGGGACTACCTCCACTACGGCTACGCCGCGCGGGGCCGCAACTCGACGCCGGAGGAGACGCTCCAGCTCCATCAGGCGATCGAGGACCACATCGTCCCCTTCTTCCGCGCGTTCCAGCGGGATGTGCAGGAAAAGATGGCCGCCTCCGGCCAGCTGCAAAAGGGGGAAAAGCTCCGCCCGTGGGACCTCACCGTCGATCCGGACGGCCTGCCGCCTCTCAAGCCCTTCGCCAGCCAGGAAGAATTCGTCCCCGGGATGATCCAGCTGGCCAACGCCGTCGACCCCCGGCTGGCCCCCTCCCTGGAGGAGGCGGCGCGGGACGGCCTGCTCGACGCGGAGGACCGCCCCGGCAAGACGCCGTGCTACGGCTTCTGCGCCACCCTGCCCCTCTCCCGCCGCCAGTTCCTCTGCGTGAACAACGCGCTGACGCAGGAGGGCATCGCCACCGCCGCCCACGAGGGCCTGGGCCACGGCAGCCACGCCTATTTCTGCAAGGACCAGGACCTCTCCTCCTACCGCGGCGAGCCCGGCATGGAACTGTGCGAGCTGGCCTCCATGACGCAGGAGCTGGTCGTCCCGAACAAGCTGGGCGTCGTCTACCAGGACCCTTCGGAAAAGCTGCGCGCCCAGCGCTTCATGATCGCCGACTTCTTCAACTACGTGCTGAAGGTGGCCTCCACCGACGCCTTCCAGCACTGGGTCTACGCCCACCCGGAAAGCACGCAGGAGGAAAAGGACGCCCAGTGGCTGAAGGAGGCGGAGCGCTTCGGCGGGATCGAGGATTGGAGCGGCTACGAGGAGTTCCGCCGCGGCCAGTGGCAGGAGCGCGCCCACCTCATCAACGCCCCGCTCTATTCCGAATACCTCCAGTCCGGCATCGGCGCGCTGCAGATTTCCGCCCGCTACGACAAGGATCCGGAAGGGGCCATCGCCGACTACATCACCTTCCTGAAGGCGGGCGGCTCCGTCGACGCCCACAAGGGCTACGCCCTGGCGGGCATCCGCTTTGACGGGACGGGCGAGACGCTGCCGGAGACGATGGCCGCCATCGAGAAGCGGATGGACGCCCTCCGCGCGGAGGAGGCCGCCCTCCAGCCCCGCCGGGAAATCGGCGGCATCGAGCAAAGCCGCCGCACGGTGCCCGTGGCGGGGATCTCCCCCGCGCCGGAAAAGACCCAGGCCTGA
- a CDS encoding acetyl-CoA carboxylase carboxyltransferase subunit alpha, whose translation MSSRSATAAAPAARPITPLEFEKPVAELEKMLAELKTRSEAHDVDLGGEITRLEKKIAEERAELYTKLTPWQRVQIARHPQRPYFLDYAQRLFTDFTELAGDRVYGNDRATVGGLATLDGERVVVIGQQKGRDVKENLLRNFGMSHPEGYRKALRLMQMADKFGLPILCFIDTPGAYPGLASEERHVGEAIAKNLREMFSLRVPIVATVLGEGGSGGALGIGVADRVLLMENAYYSVISPEGCASILWHSAAQAPKAAEAMKISSAELFKMKLVEEVIPEPLGGAHRNWDAAAASLKDAILRHLRQLQKLGVSALQEGRYEKFRQYGAFEERAGKSGK comes from the coding sequence ATGAGTTCTCGTTCCGCCACCGCCGCCGCGCCCGCCGCGCGGCCCATCACCCCCCTCGAGTTCGAGAAGCCGGTCGCCGAGCTGGAAAAAATGCTCGCCGAGCTGAAGACCCGCTCGGAGGCCCATGACGTCGACCTGGGCGGGGAGATCACCCGGCTGGAGAAGAAAATCGCCGAGGAGCGGGCGGAACTCTACACGAAGCTGACTCCCTGGCAGCGCGTCCAGATCGCCCGCCACCCGCAGCGCCCCTATTTCCTGGACTACGCCCAGCGCCTCTTCACCGACTTCACCGAGCTGGCGGGGGACCGCGTCTACGGCAACGACCGCGCGACCGTCGGCGGCCTGGCCACCCTGGACGGGGAGCGGGTCGTCGTCATCGGCCAGCAAAAGGGCCGGGACGTGAAGGAGAACCTCCTGCGCAACTTCGGCATGTCCCACCCGGAAGGCTACCGCAAGGCCCTTCGCCTCATGCAGATGGCGGACAAGTTCGGCCTGCCCATCCTGTGCTTCATCGACACCCCGGGGGCCTACCCCGGCCTGGCCTCCGAGGAACGCCACGTCGGCGAGGCGATCGCCAAGAACCTGCGGGAAATGTTCTCCCTGCGCGTCCCCATCGTCGCCACCGTGCTGGGCGAGGGGGGGAGCGGCGGCGCCCTGGGCATCGGCGTGGCCGACCGCGTCCTCCTCATGGAGAACGCCTACTACTCCGTCATTTCCCCGGAGGGCTGCGCCTCCATCCTCTGGCACTCCGCCGCCCAGGCCCCGAAGGCGGCCGAGGCGATGAAGATCAGTTCCGCCGAGCTTTTCAAAATGAAGCTGGTGGAGGAAGTCATCCCCGAGCCCCTCGGCGGCGCGCACCGCAACTGGGACGCCGCCGCGGCCTCCCTCAAGGACGCCATCCTCCGCCACCTGCGCCAGCTGCAGAAGCTGGGCGTCTCCGCCCTGCAGGAAGGCCGCTACGAGAAGTTCCGCCAATACGGCGCCTTTGAAGAGCGCGCGGGCAAGTCCGGCAAGTAG
- the rplT gene encoding 50S ribosomal protein L20: MARTTNAPASRERRKRVVSAAKGYRGRRSKLFRYAKDARMKAQYWSYRDRKTRKRNFRALWLTRISAACKAHGITYSRFAEALKKAQIELDRKVLADLAVAEPTAFAALVGALKA; this comes from the coding sequence ATGGCACGTACCACTAACGCCCCCGCCTCCCGCGAGCGCCGCAAGCGCGTCGTTTCCGCCGCGAAAGGCTACCGCGGCCGCCGCAGCAAGCTTTTCCGCTACGCCAAGGATGCGCGGATGAAGGCTCAATACTGGTCCTACCGCGACCGCAAGACCCGGAAGCGCAACTTCCGCGCCCTCTGGCTCACCCGCATTTCCGCCGCCTGCAAGGCCCACGGCATCACCTACAGCCGCTTCGCCGAGGCGCTGAAGAAGGCCCAGATCGAGCTGGACCGCAAGGTCCTGGCCGACCTGGCCGTTGCCGAGCCGACCGCCTTTGCCGCCCTCGTCGGCGCGCTCAAGGCCTAG
- the nadE gene encoding NAD(+) synthase gives MQLVKAAAVALNQTPLDWEGNEARIRQALRESRAQEASVACLPELCITGYGCEDAFQYLGVQQQAWEMLQRLLPETKGMVATLGLPLPYHNGLFNAQAVCVDGEIKGFVPKQHLANDGNHYESRWFKEWPEGVQSTVTLGGKAYPIGDLLFDIGGVRIGLETCEDAWVANRPGTPLAQRGADLILNSSASHFSFGKHEVRKRIVLEGSRAFNAHYLYSNLLGNEAGRMIYDGGALIASRGELMAEGPRLSFRDVLVTPAVLDIDATRTAQRASASFQPRFEAVEPGLVAIPFPWPAVENEKATPPAAPAWELSPHHKEEEFTRAEALALFDYFRKNPQLHSLATSLSGGVDSAAVLSLQGIAAKFAMDELGVAGFQKKLSHIPGIEQSRTPGDFMSRHTLCAYQGGENSSAETRAAARAVSKELGAEYHEFDIQPLVDAYEKLGEQITGRPLDWERDDHARQNIQARVRAPGIWLAANLRNALLLVTTNRSEATVGYSTQDGDTAGGLAPLAGVDKEFLRESWLPWLQKEGPIGFGPITALEKVFAKPPSGELRPLVENQTDEKDLMPHRVLNMIERALVRDKQVPAEIFQRLRPELPELTPHELGNDIRKVVDLYFGTQWKRDREAPSFHLDDHNLDPKTGNRMPLLSGGFKKELETMWGVVEACAQREQEKRQARSLLAEATRPPVAPLPSPEKKAPQREK, from the coding sequence ATGCAATTGGTCAAGGCCGCCGCCGTCGCCCTGAATCAGACCCCCCTGGATTGGGAGGGGAACGAGGCGCGCATCCGCCAGGCCCTGCGGGAAAGCCGCGCCCAGGAAGCCTCCGTCGCCTGCCTGCCGGAACTCTGCATTACCGGCTACGGGTGCGAGGACGCCTTCCAATACCTCGGCGTCCAGCAGCAGGCCTGGGAGATGCTCCAGCGCCTCCTGCCGGAAACCAAGGGCATGGTCGCCACCCTGGGCCTTCCCCTGCCCTACCATAACGGCCTTTTCAACGCGCAGGCCGTCTGCGTCGACGGGGAGATCAAGGGCTTCGTGCCGAAGCAGCACCTGGCCAACGACGGCAACCACTACGAGTCCCGCTGGTTCAAGGAATGGCCGGAAGGGGTCCAATCGACCGTCACCCTGGGCGGGAAGGCCTACCCCATCGGCGACCTCCTTTTCGACATCGGCGGCGTCCGCATCGGCCTGGAAACGTGCGAGGACGCCTGGGTGGCCAACCGCCCCGGCACTCCCCTGGCCCAGCGCGGCGCCGACCTCATCCTCAATTCCAGCGCCAGCCACTTCTCCTTCGGCAAGCACGAGGTGCGCAAGCGCATCGTCCTGGAAGGCTCCCGCGCCTTCAACGCCCACTACCTCTACAGCAACCTGCTGGGCAACGAGGCGGGCCGCATGATCTACGACGGCGGCGCGCTGATCGCCAGCCGGGGCGAGCTGATGGCCGAGGGGCCGCGCCTCTCCTTCCGCGACGTGCTGGTGACCCCCGCCGTCCTGGACATCGACGCCACCCGCACCGCCCAGCGCGCCTCCGCCAGCTTCCAGCCGCGCTTCGAGGCGGTGGAGCCGGGCCTCGTCGCCATCCCCTTCCCCTGGCCCGCCGTGGAGAATGAAAAGGCCACGCCGCCCGCCGCTCCGGCCTGGGAATTGAGCCCCCATCACAAGGAGGAGGAGTTCACCCGTGCCGAAGCCCTGGCCCTCTTCGACTACTTCCGCAAAAACCCGCAGCTCCACAGCCTCGCCACCTCCCTAAGCGGCGGCGTCGACTCCGCCGCCGTCCTCTCCCTGCAGGGCATCGCGGCGAAATTCGCCATGGACGAGCTGGGCGTCGCAGGATTCCAGAAAAAGCTCTCCCACATCCCCGGCATCGAACAATCCCGGACGCCCGGCGACTTCATGAGCCGCCACACCCTCTGCGCCTACCAGGGCGGGGAAAACAGCTCCGCCGAAACCCGCGCGGCGGCCCGCGCCGTTTCCAAGGAACTGGGGGCCGAATACCACGAGTTCGACATCCAGCCCCTCGTCGACGCCTACGAAAAACTTGGCGAGCAGATCACCGGCCGCCCCCTGGACTGGGAGCGGGACGACCACGCCCGGCAGAACATCCAGGCCCGCGTCCGCGCCCCCGGCATCTGGCTGGCCGCCAACCTCCGCAACGCCCTCCTCCTGGTCACCACCAACCGCTCGGAAGCGACCGTCGGCTACTCCACCCAGGACGGCGACACCGCCGGCGGCCTGGCCCCGCTGGCCGGCGTCGACAAGGAATTCCTCCGGGAAAGCTGGCTGCCGTGGCTGCAAAAGGAAGGCCCCATCGGCTTCGGCCCCATCACCGCCCTGGAAAAGGTCTTCGCCAAGCCGCCCTCCGGCGAGCTGCGCCCCCTCGTCGAAAACCAGACCGACGAAAAGGACCTCATGCCCCACCGGGTCCTCAACATGATCGAGCGGGCCCTGGTCCGGGACAAGCAGGTCCCGGCGGAGATCTTCCAGCGGCTCCGGCCCGAACTGCCGGAGCTGACCCCGCACGAGTTGGGGAACGATATCAGGAAAGTCGTCGACCTCTACTTCGGCACCCAGTGGAAGCGGGACCGGGAAGCCCCCTCCTTCCACCTGGACGACCACAACCTGGACCCGAAGACGGGCAACCGCATGCCCCTGCTTTCCGGCGGCTTCAAGAAGGAGCTGGAAACCATGTGGGGCGTCGTGGAAGCCTGCGCGCAGCGGGAACAGGAAAAGCGGCAAGCCCGCTCCCTTTTGGCGGAAGCGACCCGTCCGCCGGTCGCCCCCCTCCCTTCCCCGGAGAAAAAGGCGCCCCAGCGCGAGAAATAG